The following coding sequences lie in one Spirosoma sp. KUDC1026 genomic window:
- a CDS encoding DUF3500 domain-containing protein, with translation MKRISLPGFLLIIGLYGTSILESCKSTDIDAGGTSSGSTSSGSSTNSSSITSTLSATTASSASGVAQVVTLTEAFKATLSSSQLTATQLTYSKTNAQKWSNLPAGMSARYGISLGSLSDAQLVAFRNLMEAVLVLGTTNEGYDEMIGNLVADDYLNTIGGGASYGAGNYYISILGTPSTTGLWAILFTGHHYTQSYTFNAGAVTGVTPAFRGTEPQAAVTAANRTYQAFEQERLAFAAMLTGLSSTEQTTAKLSGTYSDLVLGPGQDGKFPATKSGLQVGTLSSDKQALVLNAIKLYVNDLDATTAATVLTKYTSELSNTYVSYSGTTAMSSQNDYVRIDGPSVWIEFSYQGGVIIRNTPHSHSVWRDHSGDYGGN, from the coding sequence ATGAAACGAATCAGCTTACCTGGTTTTCTACTGATAATCGGCCTTTACGGTACCTCTATACTGGAGTCGTGCAAATCGACAGATATTGATGCCGGTGGAACCAGTTCCGGGTCAACCAGCTCTGGTTCCAGCACCAATTCCAGCTCGATTACCTCTACCTTGTCGGCGACGACCGCTTCTTCCGCCAGCGGAGTGGCGCAGGTCGTGACCCTGACCGAAGCCTTCAAGGCTACACTGAGCAGTAGCCAACTGACGGCCACACAACTGACATACAGCAAGACCAACGCCCAGAAATGGTCGAACCTGCCAGCTGGTATGTCGGCCCGGTATGGTATCAGTCTGGGTAGTCTTTCCGATGCGCAGTTAGTGGCGTTTCGTAACCTGATGGAAGCAGTACTGGTATTAGGTACGACCAACGAGGGCTACGATGAAATGATCGGCAACCTGGTCGCCGACGATTACCTGAACACCATTGGGGGCGGGGCATCGTACGGTGCGGGCAATTACTACATCTCGATTCTGGGCACGCCGAGCACTACGGGTTTGTGGGCCATCCTGTTCACGGGCCACCACTATACCCAGTCCTACACCTTTAATGCGGGCGCTGTCACCGGCGTTACCCCCGCCTTCCGCGGGACCGAACCCCAAGCGGCCGTTACGGCTGCCAATCGGACGTATCAGGCGTTTGAGCAGGAGCGACTCGCTTTTGCGGCCATGCTGACGGGGCTAAGTAGCACCGAGCAGACCACGGCTAAACTTTCCGGTACGTATTCGGATCTGGTGCTGGGACCGGGGCAGGACGGCAAGTTTCCAGCAACCAAGTCGGGCCTGCAGGTAGGTACGCTGAGCTCGGACAAACAGGCGCTGGTGCTGAACGCCATCAAACTGTACGTCAACGATCTGGATGCCACGACGGCGGCCACGGTGCTGACCAAGTACACCTCGGAGCTGAGCAATACGTATGTTTCGTATTCAGGCACGACGGCTATGAGCAGCCAGAACGACTACGTACGGATCGATGGGCCAAGCGTGTGGATCGAGTTTTCCTACCAGGGTGGAGTCATCATCCGCAATACGCCCCACTCGCACTCCGTCTGGCGTGATCATTCCGGGGACTACGGCGGTAACTGA
- a CDS encoding class I SAM-dependent methyltransferase, with protein sequence MYRLTILFLLTLLACGRGSSQQQTTATAPPDSAKVYRFGEASRDGIGKVYQSREIAQVMGHLGASWLERPEREQEERTDLLLKALDLKPTDVVADIGAGTGYFTFLMAPEVPQGKVLAVDIQPEMIEYLNEGKAKRKAVNVQPVLGTESDPKLPANSIDLAIMIDAYHEFSYPREMITHIASALKPGGRIVLVEYRAEDPSVPIKELHKLSVAQATKEMKAVGLKLLKNDKRLPQQHIMFFGK encoded by the coding sequence ATGTATCGACTGACTATTCTTTTTCTACTAACGCTATTGGCCTGTGGACGTGGGTCGTCGCAGCAGCAAACGACTGCTACAGCCCCGCCTGATTCAGCCAAAGTATACCGCTTTGGCGAAGCCAGCCGGGATGGTATTGGCAAGGTCTATCAAAGCCGGGAGATTGCCCAGGTCATGGGGCACCTAGGGGCGTCGTGGCTCGAACGTCCGGAGCGGGAGCAGGAAGAACGAACGGACTTACTACTAAAAGCGCTGGATCTGAAGCCTACCGACGTAGTAGCCGATATTGGTGCCGGAACGGGGTATTTTACCTTTCTGATGGCCCCCGAAGTACCGCAGGGTAAAGTCCTGGCCGTTGACATTCAACCCGAAATGATTGAGTACCTGAACGAAGGAAAAGCTAAACGTAAGGCCGTAAATGTACAGCCAGTACTGGGGACCGAGTCAGATCCCAAACTGCCCGCCAACAGTATTGATCTGGCGATCATGATTGATGCCTACCATGAGTTTTCGTATCCGCGTGAGATGATAACCCATATCGCATCGGCGCTAAAACCCGGCGGTCGTATTGTGTTGGTTGAATACCGGGCCGAAGATCCGAGTGTACCAATCAAGGAACTGCACAAACTGAGCGTAGCGCAGGCAACTAAAGAAATGAAGGCGGTTGGCTTGAAACTACTGAAAAACGACAAGCGGCTGCCTCAACAGCACATTATGTTCTTTGGAAAGTAA
- a CDS encoding DUF2147 domain-containing protein, whose translation MNVVTTRNTLLGGFLALLILIPSSGQSSTERTGDMLIGRWLFPTRGSSVDVFKNGGMYFARVAEVDQAGVQNYGLEKNKILISNLTFDGKVWTGGELIHPKTGTQLDVELNMADPQRITVTIYKGIKFLHKKFDMTRQAN comes from the coding sequence ATGAACGTAGTAACTACCCGTAACACACTTCTAGGAGGATTCCTCGCTTTGCTTATTCTGATCCCATCGTCAGGTCAATCATCAACTGAGCGAACAGGTGACATGCTTATTGGCCGGTGGCTGTTTCCTACCAGAGGATCAAGTGTTGATGTATTTAAAAACGGAGGAATGTATTTCGCCCGCGTTGCCGAAGTTGATCAGGCGGGGGTACAGAACTACGGACTGGAAAAGAATAAGATTCTGATTAGCAACCTGACTTTTGACGGGAAAGTGTGGACGGGCGGAGAACTGATTCATCCAAAAACGGGCACCCAACTGGATGTGGAGCTAAATATGGCAGATCCACAGCGGATAACCGTAACGATCTATAAAGGCATCAAATTCCTGCATAAGAAATTCGATATGACCCGGCAAGCAAACTGA
- the rfaE2 gene encoding D-glycero-beta-D-manno-heptose 1-phosphate adenylyltransferase has product MTESKIVSREQAIAQADAWRAEGQQLVFTNGCFDIVHLGHIDYLEKAHNLGQRLILGLNTDASVSRIKGPLRPVVNEYARARLMAALAFVDLVVLFDEPTPLELIEAVRPDILVKGDDYTVATIIGADFVLGRGGKVETVALVPGYSTTKLIERIKTSY; this is encoded by the coding sequence GTGACAGAATCAAAAATAGTAAGCCGTGAGCAGGCCATCGCTCAGGCCGATGCATGGCGGGCGGAGGGACAGCAGCTGGTGTTTACCAACGGCTGTTTCGATATTGTCCATCTCGGTCATATCGATTATCTGGAAAAAGCGCACAATCTGGGTCAGCGGCTTATTCTGGGTCTCAATACCGACGCGTCGGTGAGCCGGATCAAAGGGCCACTACGTCCCGTAGTGAATGAGTATGCCCGGGCGCGGCTCATGGCGGCACTGGCGTTCGTCGATCTCGTTGTTTTGTTCGACGAGCCTACTCCGTTGGAGCTGATCGAAGCCGTTCGGCCAGATATCTTGGTGAAAGGCGACGATTATACGGTCGCCACTATTATTGGCGCTGATTTTGTACTGGGTCGGGGAGGAAAAGTAGAGACCGTAGCGCTGGTACCGGGCTATTCGACCACCAAACTGATTGAACGAATCAAAACTAGTTACTAA
- a CDS encoding zinc metallopeptidase, which produces MIVIFGLSMFVSWRLRSKFNEYSQIGLSNGMSGAEIAQTMLRENGIYDVRVVSVEGMLTDHYNPEDKTVNLSADVYYGRSVAAAAVAAHECGHAVQHQVAYAPLKFRSAMVPMLTLSSRYMQWVLLAGILLLQTTPIPLAIGVALFALTTLFSFVTLPVEFDASRRALAWVQNNNIVTQQEYGYSKDALWWAAMTYVVAALGSLATLLYYASLLMGGRRSD; this is translated from the coding sequence ATGATTGTCATCTTCGGCCTCAGCATGTTTGTTAGCTGGCGGTTACGGAGCAAGTTTAATGAGTATTCGCAGATTGGCCTAAGCAATGGCATGAGCGGAGCGGAGATTGCCCAAACGATGCTGCGGGAAAACGGCATCTATGATGTGCGCGTCGTTTCGGTCGAAGGCATGCTGACAGACCACTATAATCCCGAAGATAAAACGGTAAATCTTAGTGCTGATGTATATTATGGCCGGAGCGTAGCAGCTGCTGCCGTAGCGGCCCACGAATGTGGTCACGCTGTTCAGCACCAGGTAGCCTATGCCCCGCTGAAGTTTCGCTCGGCCATGGTGCCAATGCTGACGCTGTCGTCGCGCTACATGCAGTGGGTACTGCTGGCCGGTATTTTACTCCTGCAAACCACGCCAATCCCACTGGCGATTGGGGTAGCTTTGTTCGCTCTGACAACGCTGTTCAGCTTTGTTACGTTACCGGTTGAGTTCGACGCCAGCCGTCGGGCACTGGCCTGGGTGCAGAACAATAATATCGTTACGCAGCAGGAATACGGCTATTCAAAAGACGCCCTCTGGTGGGCTGCTATGACCTACGTCGTTGCCGCGCTGGGTTCGCTGGCTACGCTGCTCTATTACGCCAGCCTGTTGATGGGCGGCCGTCGGAGCGACTAA
- a CDS encoding sensor histidine kinase — protein sequence MAIWFKDRKLKILIGLLLLILPIFYFVYSGASVNPLNPHDHLIQNGLAYVFLTTFSYVNHTFFVPHWFLAKQYKTYLVIAICCVLGAAYLPYRIEQWVYFKPPQQNTPVAWVRQIFVEEMMLAGPADFRDRPKSGRHWFDGPPEPMEHQLSADRPSRRLDRFGKPPGTLLLPVKLLLFSLLGSVSTLISISVQTASRLRQVENNQLQAELRQLRAQIQPHFLFNTLNSIYALAIRQDDKTPDTIVKLSEFMRYTIRDAHRDKVPLANEIDYIRNYIDLQKARLRDAVTVDYQLSGAVERVQIAPLLLFSFIENAFKYGVNPEEDSLIRIHIDIQPSNLRLEVVNNKVQISQLEESTGIGIQNARQRLHLLYPNVHDLRIIETRTHFHVTLHLVLS from the coding sequence ATGGCGATCTGGTTTAAAGACCGTAAGCTTAAAATACTGATTGGCCTCCTCCTGCTGATCCTGCCTATCTTCTATTTTGTATATAGTGGTGCTTCAGTAAATCCCCTGAATCCACATGACCATTTGATTCAGAACGGGCTGGCTTACGTGTTTCTCACCACGTTTTCCTACGTTAATCACACGTTTTTTGTACCCCACTGGTTTCTGGCAAAACAGTACAAAACCTACCTCGTTATAGCCATCTGCTGCGTACTGGGGGCCGCTTATCTACCTTACCGGATTGAACAGTGGGTGTATTTTAAACCACCGCAGCAGAATACGCCAGTAGCCTGGGTCCGGCAGATTTTTGTTGAAGAAATGATGCTGGCTGGCCCCGCTGATTTTCGGGATCGTCCGAAATCCGGTCGTCACTGGTTTGATGGGCCGCCTGAGCCAATGGAGCACCAGCTATCGGCTGACAGACCTTCCCGGCGGTTGGATCGCTTTGGTAAACCTCCTGGTACGTTACTTTTGCCGGTCAAACTACTGCTTTTTTCCCTGCTGGGCAGTGTCAGTACGCTTATTTCCATCTCCGTGCAGACGGCCAGTCGGCTGAGGCAGGTCGAGAATAATCAGTTACAGGCCGAACTGCGGCAGCTTCGGGCGCAGATTCAGCCGCACTTTCTATTCAATACCCTGAATAGCATCTACGCACTGGCAATCCGGCAGGACGATAAAACCCCCGATACGATTGTCAAGCTTTCGGAGTTTATGCGCTATACCATCCGCGATGCCCACCGGGATAAGGTGCCGCTGGCCAATGAAATCGATTACATCCGAAACTACATTGACCTGCAGAAAGCCCGGCTGCGCGACGCAGTTACCGTCGATTACCAGTTGAGCGGTGCCGTTGAGCGCGTGCAGATTGCGCCCCTGCTATTATTTTCGTTTATTGAAAATGCCTTCAAATACGGGGTGAATCCTGAAGAAGATTCGCTAATTCGGATTCACATTGATATTCAACCGTCTAATCTTCGTCTGGAAGTTGTGAACAATAAAGTGCAGATCAGCCAGTTGGAGGAATCGACCGGTATTGGGATTCAGAACGCCCGGCAGCGACTGCATCTGTTGTACCCCAACGTTCACGACCTGCGTATCATCGAGACGCGTACCCACTTCCACGTTACTCTTCACCTTGTTCTGTCATGA
- a CDS encoding LytTR family DNA-binding domain-containing protein: protein MMTAIALDDESPALDIIQAFCGRVDGIDLLKTFTRTGEAKLYLESNPVDLIFLDINMPRESGLAFARSVPSQTLVIFTTAYSEFAAESYEVEAVDYLLKPFTMERFEKSIQRAQARWQTLRQTGVDRSDEAEPACLYFRVDYGLVKIMVADILFVEGLDNYLKIHRSKGHPLVVRLTMKAMLDKLPATNFVRIHRSFIVALDKIESIRSKMVFIGADELPIGSSYEKEFFSRFTR from the coding sequence ATGATGACCGCCATCGCCCTCGACGATGAGTCGCCCGCGCTGGACATCATTCAGGCGTTCTGCGGTCGTGTTGATGGGATTGATCTGCTGAAAACGTTTACCCGTACCGGCGAAGCCAAACTATATCTGGAAAGTAATCCCGTTGATCTTATCTTCTTGGACATAAACATGCCGCGCGAGTCAGGGCTGGCGTTTGCCCGGTCGGTACCATCTCAAACGCTGGTTATTTTCACCACTGCCTACAGTGAATTTGCCGCTGAAAGCTACGAGGTTGAGGCTGTCGATTACTTGTTGAAACCGTTCACGATGGAGCGATTCGAAAAGAGTATTCAACGAGCTCAGGCCCGCTGGCAAACGCTTCGGCAAACCGGAGTTGACCGGTCGGATGAGGCTGAACCCGCCTGTCTTTATTTTCGCGTCGATTACGGGCTGGTCAAGATTATGGTCGCCGACATCCTGTTTGTGGAGGGGCTGGACAACTACCTGAAAATCCACCGTAGCAAAGGACACCCGCTAGTGGTTCGGCTCACGATGAAAGCCATGCTCGATAAACTACCCGCAACCAATTTCGTGCGAATCCACCGGTCGTTCATTGTGGCGCTCGACAAAATAGAGTCGATACGTAGTAAAATGGTCTTCATTGGTGCCGATGAGCTGCCCATCGGCAGCAGCTACGAAAAAGAGTTTTTCAGTCGATTCACCCGCTGA
- a CDS encoding lysylphosphatidylglycerol synthase transmembrane domain-containing protein, which produces MTIQNAFKYLISLAIAGGLLWFTFQQSHLDAADLWAKISAADYRWVLVSAVLTFVAHWSRAERWRVLLEPVVPQRPNSIDATASVLTGYLANLALPRAGEVARCGTLYRLSGVPVNVSFGTVVAERLFDVLMLLILLGVTFLLEFDRLSEFFISFLGDKLPKGTSGSGILMLAGAVVIGLGLLGWFLFKRYQKALGQHPLYQKVSTFLSGLLDGLLSVRKLRKPGLFLFHTVLIWVLYYLMSYTLFFAMPATADLGPLAGLTILVVGSLGMAAPTPGGIGSFHLLVGQVALLYGLTSQDGQVLATFIHGVSTIMIIILGVLSLLVVLFRRNKVTHTQDVLDDPRSINVAR; this is translated from the coding sequence ATGACTATTCAAAATGCGTTCAAGTATCTGATCTCACTGGCCATCGCTGGTGGATTACTTTGGTTTACGTTCCAGCAAAGTCACCTGGATGCGGCCGACCTCTGGGCTAAAATCAGCGCAGCCGATTACCGCTGGGTGCTGGTATCGGCCGTGCTGACGTTTGTGGCTCACTGGAGCCGGGCCGAGCGCTGGCGGGTCCTGCTGGAACCCGTGGTTCCGCAGCGGCCAAACAGTATTGACGCAACGGCGAGCGTGCTGACGGGCTATCTGGCTAACCTGGCGCTGCCACGGGCGGGTGAGGTGGCCCGGTGTGGTACATTGTACCGCCTGTCTGGTGTGCCGGTCAACGTAAGTTTCGGTACGGTCGTGGCCGAGCGCCTGTTCGATGTACTGATGCTGTTGATCCTGCTCGGCGTTACGTTCCTGCTGGAATTTGACCGACTGAGCGAGTTTTTTATCAGCTTCCTGGGCGACAAATTGCCCAAAGGAACGAGCGGGTCTGGCATTCTGATGCTGGCGGGAGCCGTGGTTATTGGTTTGGGCCTTCTCGGCTGGTTCCTGTTCAAGCGCTATCAGAAAGCCCTTGGTCAGCATCCGCTGTACCAGAAAGTCAGTACGTTTTTGAGCGGTCTGCTGGATGGTCTGCTGAGCGTACGTAAGCTCCGCAAACCCGGTCTGTTCCTGTTTCATACGGTTCTGATCTGGGTGTTGTATTATCTGATGTCATACACCCTGTTTTTTGCCATGCCGGCTACGGCTGATCTGGGTCCGCTGGCGGGCCTGACCATTCTGGTTGTTGGCTCGCTGGGTATGGCCGCGCCGACACCGGGTGGCATTGGTTCCTTTCACCTGCTTGTTGGTCAGGTAGCGCTGTTGTACGGCCTCACCAGTCAGGACGGTCAGGTACTGGCTACCTTTATTCATGGCGTGTCGACCATTATGATTATTATTCTGGGCGTCCTGAGTCTGCTGGTTGTGCTGTTTCGCCGTAATAAAGTCACCCACACGCAGGACGTACTCGACGATCCGCGCTCGATCAATGTAGCGCGTTAA
- a CDS encoding HupE/UreJ family protein, with product MTVWGIVGLPITATAHPMPNSVVLLNVHADRIDAEIQIPLVELQSAWGHAVNDSATGLIERLGPQLRAYLKNHIRPQSPDGRFWSVSVGELLVHETQNPIVGVYRELTAQVQMIPPGQEDVRQFTFYYDAVLHQVRTHKILVSVRQDWGRGQLAEAEPVQVGEISLDIVNDRVLPLPVNLDEGSSWTGFLSMVKLGTRHIAEGTDHLLFLLVLLLPAPLLVAANRWGHFGGIGYSLTRLLSIVTAFTVGHSITLLLGSLNWVRLPSQPVEVLIAVSILVSAVHAIRPLFPGRETWVATGFGLVHGLAFADTLTNLQLDAGPMALSILGFNLGIELMQLLVITLTIPWLIMLSRTPAYRYVRVGGALLAGVAAAAWIIERLTAHPNTITQLLESERTRAVWLLVILACFAVWTSWRSRKNDQLFASRK from the coding sequence ATGACTGTTTGGGGCATCGTTGGCCTGCCCATTACGGCGACAGCGCACCCCATGCCGAACTCGGTCGTACTGCTCAATGTCCACGCCGACCGGATTGATGCTGAAATTCAGATTCCGCTGGTCGAACTGCAATCAGCCTGGGGGCATGCGGTCAACGATTCGGCGACCGGTCTGATCGAACGACTAGGGCCACAGTTGCGCGCGTATCTCAAAAATCATATCCGTCCCCAGAGCCCCGATGGTCGTTTCTGGAGCGTATCAGTTGGCGAACTACTCGTCCACGAAACCCAGAACCCTATCGTTGGGGTGTACCGCGAACTAACAGCCCAGGTGCAGATGATTCCACCTGGGCAGGAAGATGTACGGCAGTTTACGTTCTATTATGACGCAGTACTGCACCAGGTAAGAACGCATAAAATTCTGGTATCGGTACGGCAGGACTGGGGGCGGGGACAACTGGCCGAGGCCGAGCCGGTTCAGGTAGGCGAGATTAGCCTCGACATCGTTAACGATCGAGTCCTGCCGTTGCCGGTCAATCTGGATGAGGGCAGCTCCTGGACGGGGTTTCTGTCAATGGTAAAGCTGGGGACCCGGCATATCGCCGAAGGAACCGATCACCTGCTGTTTCTATTGGTATTGCTGCTGCCCGCTCCGTTGCTCGTAGCGGCTAACCGGTGGGGGCACTTTGGCGGAATTGGCTATAGCCTTACCCGGCTGTTGAGCATTGTAACGGCCTTTACCGTAGGCCATTCGATTACGCTGCTGCTGGGATCGCTGAACTGGGTCCGACTGCCGTCGCAGCCCGTTGAAGTGCTGATTGCCGTGTCGATCTTGGTGTCGGCAGTTCATGCCATCCGGCCGTTGTTCCCGGGGCGCGAAACCTGGGTCGCCACCGGCTTTGGCCTGGTTCATGGTCTGGCCTTTGCGGATACGTTGACGAATCTGCAACTCGACGCGGGGCCGATGGCGCTGAGCATTCTGGGCTTCAACCTGGGAATTGAATTAATGCAGTTACTGGTGATTACCTTGACAATCCCGTGGCTGATCATGCTGAGTCGTACCCCCGCTTATCGGTACGTTCGCGTTGGTGGGGCGCTGCTTGCGGGCGTAGCAGCTGCGGCCTGGATCATTGAACGGCTGACAGCGCACCCGAATACGATTACCCAACTGCTGGAATCGGAACGTACCAGGGCCGTCTGGCTGCTGGTTATACTGGCCTGCTTCGCGGTCTGGACCAGCTGGCGATCCCGCAAAAATGATCAACTTTTTGCCAGTCGTAAATAA
- a CDS encoding phage holin family protein has translation MNLILHLLLDAAVIFGLAYVMPQIDVKSFGTALLIAVLLGLLNFFIGWIIRFPLNLFTFFLLTGLVRIIVTALLLKLIDKFMDSFTIVGFWPALLIALAVAVAGTLIDRSAPTEEMVESGYVALTNLSLNLRLV, from the coding sequence ATGAATTTGATACTACACCTGCTGTTGGACGCGGCTGTCATTTTCGGGCTGGCTTACGTTATGCCGCAGATTGATGTCAAAAGCTTCGGCACAGCCCTGCTCATTGCCGTCCTGCTGGGGCTACTCAACTTTTTCATTGGCTGGATCATCCGCTTCCCGCTGAATCTGTTTACATTCTTTCTGCTGACGGGGCTGGTCCGCATTATCGTGACGGCGCTTCTGCTAAAGCTGATTGACAAATTCATGGACAGCTTCACCATTGTTGGCTTCTGGCCCGCCCTGCTCATTGCGCTGGCCGTTGCCGTTGCCGGTACGCTAATTGACCGCTCGGCCCCAACCGAAGAAATGGTCGAGTCGGGCTATGTAGCGTTGACTAATCTATCACTTAATCTACGCCTGGTCTAG
- a CDS encoding TonB-dependent receptor, whose protein sequence is MNPVSLALPLPINPVVTFSLPRVDLAAARPVFRIFCLLLLFFVSPSMAIAQLIKGRVVDEQHPDTPLAGATVQLSGGKQGAVTDSSGRFSIRPAQAVSFLRISFLGYQPQTVSIQDDNPDLTIRLVPDDARQLAEVRVQSKYYRQYATNTISSALRLQTPLIDLPQNIQTVTPEIIYDQGSFNMTEGVSRNVSGVVRQEVSNNLGPYLFMRGGQIATLRNGIDLTPIYRGPSPEDAAIIDRVEFVKGPSLFMNNIGDPAGSFNVVTKQPTGVRRYSATAMLGSFDFYRLAVDLDGQLDKKGKLLYRLNGMGMRTNSFVKFDNNRRFLVAPVLKYRISDRTYVSAEYQYQSNRYAMYSPIVMTPGVDSPAGFATLPIDFSIHEPSLNPIQSRDHTGFLTVGHQFSTNWQLTVRGAFMRNDNEGAYMWVTGVNTANPTVLLRNPKYDLNRTEVFSEQAFVNGKFTTGRLKHQLLAGVDVNQKRFRADSYVQYDTYTDAQGKTQLRYYPLDINNPVYGTEIPNYHTPGGLINRNTTQTVNYRSFYALDELALFANKLRLTLGLRYTSVQTRNDVSGVTTISSDNVATPRLGISYSLHPDLSVYALYDRTLVPQAGVTIGGDAIRPLQGTNREIGIKKNWLNGRWNTTLAFYRINRSNAIANDPNNSLYRIQVGANHAQGIDFDIVGQVVRGLNAVINYAYTDAKIDNDVNTALIGTPTPMYVKHIQNTWLNYELPLASLSGLTLSLGYQYQGGRGERYATATQHAIPDFFRLDGGIGWQRNAGQRNSFKVNLLVNNLLNKTLIATAWYRNGLYYWVPQAPVNGRLSVSYTF, encoded by the coding sequence ATGAACCCCGTATCACTTGCCCTGCCGTTACCGATCAACCCGGTCGTCACCTTTAGTCTGCCTCGTGTTGATCTGGCTGCTGCCCGGCCGGTTTTTCGCATTTTTTGTTTACTACTGCTGTTCTTTGTTTCGCCCTCGATGGCGATTGCGCAGCTCATTAAAGGCCGCGTAGTCGATGAGCAGCATCCTGATACGCCACTGGCGGGCGCCACGGTTCAACTATCCGGGGGTAAGCAGGGTGCCGTCACCGACAGTAGCGGTCGGTTCTCGATTCGACCGGCTCAGGCAGTATCGTTTCTTCGAATTAGTTTTCTGGGTTACCAGCCGCAAACGGTATCGATTCAGGACGATAATCCCGATCTGACCATACGGCTGGTGCCTGATGATGCGCGACAGTTGGCGGAGGTGAGGGTTCAGTCAAAATATTATCGACAATACGCGACAAACACCATTTCCAGTGCGCTGCGGCTGCAAACGCCCCTGATCGATTTGCCGCAGAACATCCAGACCGTTACGCCCGAAATTATTTACGATCAGGGCAGTTTCAACATGACCGAGGGCGTCAGCCGCAATGTCAGCGGGGTGGTGCGGCAGGAAGTGTCGAATAACCTGGGCCCTTATCTGTTCATGCGGGGTGGCCAGATTGCTACCCTACGTAACGGTATTGATCTAACTCCTATTTACCGGGGACCATCGCCCGAAGATGCGGCTATTATTGATCGGGTTGAATTTGTGAAGGGCCCATCGCTCTTTATGAACAACATCGGCGATCCGGCGGGTAGCTTCAATGTCGTAACCAAACAGCCTACGGGTGTGCGTCGGTACTCGGCTACCGCCATGCTGGGCAGTTTCGATTTTTACCGGCTGGCCGTCGACCTCGATGGGCAGCTTGATAAAAAAGGTAAATTGCTCTACCGACTCAACGGAATGGGTATGCGCACGAATTCGTTCGTGAAGTTTGACAATAACCGGCGGTTTTTGGTGGCCCCCGTGCTCAAATACCGCATCAGCGACCGGACCTACGTATCGGCAGAGTATCAGTATCAGTCAAATAGGTACGCGATGTACAGCCCGATTGTGATGACGCCCGGCGTGGATTCGCCCGCTGGTTTTGCTACACTGCCTATTGATTTTTCCATTCATGAACCATCCTTAAATCCCATCCAATCTCGTGATCACACGGGTTTCCTGACGGTAGGGCATCAGTTCAGCACCAACTGGCAGCTGACGGTGCGGGGGGCGTTCATGCGCAACGATAACGAGGGCGCGTATATGTGGGTGACGGGCGTGAATACGGCTAATCCAACCGTACTGCTACGTAACCCCAAGTATGACCTGAACCGTACGGAAGTGTTTTCTGAGCAGGCATTCGTGAACGGTAAATTCACCACGGGGCGACTGAAGCACCAGTTGTTGGCTGGGGTCGACGTGAATCAGAAACGGTTCCGGGCCGATAGCTACGTTCAGTACGATACGTATACCGACGCGCAGGGTAAAACGCAATTACGATACTATCCCCTCGACATCAATAATCCCGTTTACGGCACCGAAATACCCAACTACCACACGCCGGGTGGACTGATCAACCGCAATACCACGCAGACCGTTAATTACCGCTCGTTTTACGCGCTGGATGAGCTGGCTCTGTTCGCTAATAAACTACGGCTGACACTGGGCCTTCGCTACACGTCCGTGCAGACTCGCAACGACGTATCGGGCGTAACGACGATCTCCAGCGACAACGTGGCCACCCCCCGACTGGGAATCAGTTACAGCCTGCACCCTGACCTGTCGGTATACGCGCTCTACGACCGGACGCTGGTGCCGCAGGCCGGAGTAACCATCGGCGGAGACGCTATTCGGCCCCTTCAGGGTACTAATCGCGAGATCGGTATCAAGAAAAACTGGCTCAACGGCCGCTGGAACACAACGTTGGCCTTCTATCGGATCAACCGCTCCAACGCCATTGCCAACGATCCTAACAATAGCCTGTACCGGATACAGGTGGGCGCTAACCACGCTCAGGGAATCGACTTCGATATAGTGGGGCAGGTAGTCCGTGGCCTGAACGCGGTCATCAACTACGCATACACCGACGCTAAAATTGATAATGACGTCAACACGGCGCTGATTGGTACGCCCACGCCGATGTACGTCAAGCACATCCAGAATACCTGGCTCAACTACGAACTACCCTTGGCATCGCTGTCGGGCCTCACCCTGTCGCTGGGCTACCAGTACCAGGGCGGGCGTGGCGAGCGGTACGCTACGGCAACCCAGCACGCGATCCCCGATTTCTTCCGGCTTGACGGCGGAATCGGCTGGCAACGTAATGCAGGGCAACGGAATTCCTTTAAAGTGAATCTGCTGGTGAACAACCTGCTCAACAAAACGCTGATTGCGACGGCCTGGTACCGAAATGGACTCTACTACTGGGTACCACAGGCGCCTGTCAACGGTCGGTTGAGCGTAAGTTACACCTTCTGA